In one Methanocella sp. genomic region, the following are encoded:
- a CDS encoding tetratricopeptide repeat protein encodes MVKRATKKSPDITNEKLEDAVALIGKAQINMHMGNFDMAIESFKEMLKINKEYAPAHFGLGLAYNETGDTKNSIKELKAAVNLDPNSVEPRTSLALVYLNMGKTKDAQRELEGAVKVDKKDTESRFYLANVYFMNGRNDEAVATLKEALRIDPKFADARYNLGIWYLETGERSKAIDELQRVLKLDPDDLDARRNLARAYIGQEKYGLAREQLDIVLLESPKDQDARDLMDDLDKQESFDMKALKEKQKAMVTKKVVKKTAKPKTAAVKGKVVKKAAVKAKPVKKTAAVKAKPVKKTAAAKKPVKKATGVKAKPAAKAKAKK; translated from the coding sequence ATGGTTAAACGCGCGACTAAAAAATCACCGGATATAACGAATGAAAAACTCGAAGACGCCGTAGCTCTTATCGGTAAGGCACAGATAAACATGCACATGGGCAACTTCGACATGGCGATAGAGAGCTTCAAAGAAATGCTAAAGATCAATAAAGAGTATGCGCCCGCGCATTTCGGCCTGGGGCTGGCATACAACGAAACGGGCGACACGAAGAACAGCATAAAAGAGCTTAAGGCCGCAGTAAATCTGGACCCGAACTCGGTCGAGCCCAGGACGTCGCTGGCGCTGGTCTACCTGAACATGGGGAAGACGAAGGACGCACAGCGGGAGCTGGAAGGGGCCGTGAAGGTCGACAAGAAAGATACGGAGTCGCGGTTTTACCTGGCGAACGTCTATTTCATGAACGGCAGGAACGACGAGGCCGTCGCGACGCTCAAGGAAGCGCTCAGGATCGACCCGAAGTTCGCCGACGCGCGCTATAACCTGGGCATCTGGTACCTGGAGACCGGCGAGCGGAGCAAGGCCATCGATGAGCTGCAGCGGGTCCTGAAACTGGACCCGGATGACCTCGACGCACGCAGGAACCTGGCGAGAGCCTATATCGGGCAGGAGAAGTACGGCCTCGCCCGCGAGCAGCTTGATATAGTGCTACTTGAGTCGCCAAAAGACCAGGATGCCAGGGACCTGATGGATGATCTCGATAAACAAGAATCATTTGATATGAAAGCTTTAAAGGAGAAACAGAAAGCAATGGTAACAAAGAAAGTTGTGAAGAAGACGGCGAAGCCAAAGACGGCCGCCGTTAAGGGTAAAGTGGTGAAGAAAGCCGCCGTTAAGGCGAAGCCGGTCAAGAAGACGGCCGCGGTTAAGGCCAAGCCCGTCAAGAAGACGGCCGCGGCGAAAAAGCCGGTCAAGAAGGCAACTGGTGTAAAAGCTAAGCCTGCTGCTAAGGCAAAGGCGAAGAAATAA
- a CDS encoding nucleotide pyrophosphohydrolase encodes MLNDSTTAIFDLKSQVQAFCEARDWDQYHNAKDLAIGVSTEAGELLDLFRFKSPDEVEAIFHDARGREEVEDEIADVLFFLLRLGQKYDIDLTKAFERKLEKNAAKYPVETARGSNKKYCKWT; translated from the coding sequence ATGCTTAATGATTCGACTACCGCTATTTTCGACCTGAAATCCCAAGTCCAGGCCTTTTGCGAGGCCCGTGACTGGGACCAGTACCATAATGCCAAGGACCTGGCCATCGGCGTGAGCACGGAGGCCGGGGAGCTGCTGGACCTGTTCCGCTTCAAGTCGCCGGATGAGGTGGAGGCGATATTCCACGATGCCCGGGGGCGGGAGGAGGTCGAGGATGAAATAGCCGACGTACTGTTTTTCTTATTAAGGCTGGGGCAGAAGTACGATATCGACCTGACGAAGGCGTTCGAGAGGAAGCTCGAAAAGAACGCCGCTAAGTATCCTGTAGAGACGGCAAGAGGCTCGAATAAAAAATATTGTAAGTGGACCTAA
- a CDS encoding AbrB/MazE/SpoVT family DNA-binding domain-containing protein: MSSCPICNTPMKKERREIEKGLYAQVEVCTKCQDEWLDMKAYEELYQYYNRKTFKIGGSLAIRIPKDLAEVVGIKEGTRVKFAVKDKKLVIEAIS, translated from the coding sequence ATGAGCTCATGCCCGATATGCAATACGCCCATGAAAAAAGAGCGAAGGGAAATTGAAAAGGGGTTATATGCCCAGGTCGAAGTATGTACCAAATGCCAGGATGAATGGCTGGACATGAAAGCCTACGAAGAGCTGTATCAATATTACAATAGAAAGACATTCAAGATCGGCGGAAGCCTTGCAATCCGAATACCAAAAGACCTGGCAGAAGTCGTTGGGATAAAAGAAGGTACCAGAGTGAAGTTCGCTGTTAAGGATAAGAAACTGGTCATCGAAGCAATATCATGA